In one Lolium rigidum isolate FL_2022 chromosome 3, APGP_CSIRO_Lrig_0.1, whole genome shotgun sequence genomic region, the following are encoded:
- the LOC124698562 gene encoding FCS-Like Zinc finger 13-like, whose product MAVTVRAMARKFDVALARRSPWQTGSLDGLPSPTSPLDRSVARGWFHRETGGVGLGILAALEAQPSPAASKVSASIAIASPRRAVRLEISELGCSGRCTTSLCGAGEPFRVADFLGCCDRCQRPLDDKDIFMYRGDRAFCSTECRYQAIVNDEFQEEKERKRRARARAVAFDAPKEAETAGLSCADSRRIFFTGIGVA is encoded by the coding sequence atggcggtgacggtcagGGCCATGGCGCGCAAGTTCGACGTCGCCTTGGCCAGACGGTCGCCGTGGCAGACCGGCAGTCTCGACGGCCTTCCGTCCCCTACGAGCCCGCTGGACCGCTCGGTGGCCCGAGGGTGGTTTCACCGCGAGACCGGCGGGGTAGGGCTCGGCATCCTTGCCGCGCTTGAGGCGCAGCCATCGCCTGCGGCGTCGAAGGTGTCTGCGTCCATCGCCATCGCGTCTCCACGCCGTGCCGTGCGGCTAGAGATCTCCGAGCTCGGATGCAGCGGGCGGTGCACCACCAGTTTGTGCGGCGCCGGCGAGCCGTTCCGCGTGGCGGATTTCCTGGGGTGCTGTGACCGCTGCCAGCGGCCGCTGGACGACAAGGACATCTTCATGTACAGAGGGGATAGGGCGTTCTGCAGCACCGAGTGCAGATACCAGGCCATCGTGAACGACGAGTTCCAAGAAGAGAAGGAGCGCAAGCGCCGCGCCCGTGCCCGCGCCGTTGCGTTTGACGCCCCAAAGGAGGCGGAGACTGCTGGGCTGTCCTGCGCAGACAGCAGGCGGATCTTCTTCACCGGCATCGGGGTCGCCTGA